The genomic segment GTGCTTCTCTAAAATTTCTTTCATTTGCAAACTGTCATAGAAGTGTCAGAATATGTTGCATGATCGGATCAGTCTTAACACAAATTTGAATTGGAGTGTCAACATGGTGGCTAAAGCTGAAAGTTTCAAGCCCTTGTGGTTTTATGCCAAAGATCAAATATTGTTGAAGCGGTGCATTGCATATACTTTGTTGCTCAAACCATTAGCTAAGTTCATATCTTTTAAGAACATTGAAGTTTGCCTAAGAGTTTACTTGTATGATTTTGTTTGCCTCGCTACCAATTTAACTTACCTTTTTAGTggatgttttatattaaaagtaaGATTCCAGTTTCTCTGTATATAGAAAGATAAGCATGAAACTGATTACTTATCCTAGAGGTGAACCATACACTAGAATGTCTGCCCGAGTTCCATGGCAAGAAGATATTTCAGATCCTCAATACTGTATTTATCAGTTTGTCATGAGTATCAGTCTCGGTTTCACCATAATTAGTTTTCAGAATTTGATCAgcaaaaattagaatataaacCACTTTTGCAGTAGTTAAAACAGCTTCGAAGCCAAGGCCAAGGCTGCACTGATAAtaatgtcttctttttttaatcaagaTAATAGAAAATGTCAAGTAAATCATagatgaaaaaatgaatatgtgCTCGGTAGAGTAATTAACGCATTATTAATGGGGAGGTGTAACGTACACGAATTTGCGTTAGGCGAAAAACAATAGTGGACATAAAACTTTGTCACATGCTTTGCCATATCCTGCCCATCCCTTGTGGAGttccttttttatttcattagaaACCCAATAAcaagaaaggaattaaaaacacatatatacgATGAACATTGAACACGCAAGAAATTTGTGCAATATGTTTGCaggaacaacaaacaaatttattataatgtaACAACTAATATAACTGAAATAAGTTTATGACaactgaaatgaaaaaaaagaacacacacACTAACCGGAAAATCTTAGTTTGACGTTTGAGGAATGGGtactgaaatattttatatagccATTTCTACGGCACGGCATCTCCATATGGTCGCAGTCAATCAGTATTCTCACACGCGAAAAATGACAATTTGTGTTTTCACACTTATAGAATTTAGATAAGAATCACAAgattgctttatttttttttttttttagatcaatttattttttcacaagATAACATTTGTTCACTTCCAACGGTATGGTCTCGTCCTATGCGATTTCATTATTATATGTTTAGTTCGTAAATCATCAAATTAATCACGCAAATTCATTTTCCAAGTGGGTAGATAATTAAGTAGTAGACATATATATGGGAGTTGATAAGtagaaaatgtttttcttttctgtttggCCGGAAGTAGTTATTGGTTTGTCTTAGTGAACTTTGATAGTGGGATGCATGCAATATTCATTATCCATGATgggttattttttatttgactatTATATATTATGTGCTTGTATATCCAAAACTCTCGGCATGGAACCTGCGTACAGTATTTGATTTTGACCCCGTGTTAACCAAAATTTTGTACTATGCTTTTTCATATTCAGTTTTATTAAAGTCAAGtttcaaatacatatatacCGCTAAACACACTACTTTGTATCCTTAAGATGCATTTTTACAATTTCACAACAAAAAGTTTCGTAAGACCTTCCATATATATGGCTTGATACATACAAATATAGGTTTTACATAtgtattgtttattgtttatttgtatcaaaaagaaataaataaaaaaagacaattaatACAATATCTTTTTGTTGTGCTTAAACAAGCCAGAAAAGCCTTATTTAAGAAAAGTTATTAAAACTCCTTACATTAAATAACAATTTCTAAACCTTcacagaaagaagagaaaaaaaataaggtaTGGTGGTTAGGAAAAATGATACGATTTGAAATGTCAATAACTGCAACTTGTTATATGATGAAACCATTGATTGTGATTACGTAATAATCGAAACTTAATTATTGTTAGAGTTAACATCTTAACAGTGCCGCCAATTACCCTAAAATTACGTGAATTACATCTCATGAAATTATATTACGTACACAACTTTACTTGCATGCAATATCTATAAATACCTGCCCCCATGAACCATATTTCAAGCAAAATCAAGATACACATTTCGAAAGAGAAACATTTAATAATGGGCAAGCTCTTGGTGATAATGTTAGTTGGGATGTTCTTGGCTTTCGAAAGCTTGGAAGCACTTGACTATGGAGATGCACTAAACAAGTCTATCTTGTTCTTTGAAGGCCAACGATCCGGTAAACTCCCGACTAACCAACGGGTTACATGGCGAGGCGATTCTGCCCTCTCCGACGGTGCATCAGCTAATGTAAACCGGGTCTACCCATAAACATCTCTATATGCATACATGTCTTCACTCTTCAGAAATAGAACCTTACTATACATAACTTAGGCTATCtcttaattaacaatttttcgtgtgtttttataattttcaggTGAATCTGATTGGAGGGTATTACGATGCTGGTGACAATGTAAAATTTGTGTGGCCAATGTCATTTACCACAACCTTGTTGAGTTGGGCTGCAATTGAATACCAAAATGAGATTTCTTCCGTTAACCAGCTTGATTACCTCCGCTCTGCTATCAAATGGGGAACTGACTTTATCCTCCGCGCTCATACGTCGCCCACCATGCTATATACACAGGTGAACcaacttttacacattttggttttttttatgtatagagaaatccaaaatttatttcatttcatgctaaatataatatatatttcttatcatatatactacatatataCCTCTAATATCCAActaaatcacaacaaaaaaacacaaataacatttttggttttgttttataacgGATACAAATTAAAAGGTGGGAGATGGGAATTCAGATCATAGTTGTTGGGAGAGGCCAGAAGATATGGACACACCAAGAACTCTCTACAgtatctcttcctcttccccgGGTTCGGAAGCTGCCGGTGAAGCCGCAGCCGCTCTAGCTGCGGCCTCAATTGTTTTTAAATCGGTCGATTCTACTTATTCATCCACGCTACTAAACCATGCAAAAACCGTGAGTGTGCACACATATTAAGTCTCCCCAAAAAAGCTTATACATGATCATCATTACATTCAATCATGATTTATAATCtctcttaattatttattttttctctgcAGCTGTTTGAATTTGCTGACAAGTACAGAGGTTCTTACCAAGCTTCTTGCCCCTTCTACTGCTCATACTCAGGCTACCAGGTAATCAAACAAATTAACCGAATCAAACCGATACACATAGATAGactattaatattttcatatatatgttacTAAACAAGACACTTaatgtttcaaaatattttggggtaaaaaaaaaggatgaattACTATGGGGTGCGGCATGGCTATACAAAGCAACAGGAGAGAAGAGTTACATAAATTATGTTATAAGCAATAAAGATTGGAGCCAAGCCGTCAATGAATTCAGCTGGGACAACAAATTCGCCGGCGCTCAGGCTTTACTCGCTTCGGTTAGTctattgtaaatattatataaactttgctAAATTCTATAACATTAAATTggtctaaattaataaaaatcttgtTGATTCTTTGTTTAAAGGAGTTTTACAACGGGACATATGACTTGGCTAAATTTAAGACCGATGTTGAATCATTTGTCTGCGCATTGATGCCCGGAAGTAGCTCtcaacaaattaaaccaactcCTGGTAATTTTCACTAACTAACTAAATAACCGGTTAATTGATTCTTTCATGTTGGTTTTATGGTACATTTCTTTGTACGTGTTTGTTTGTTCAGGTGGCATTTTGTACATTAGAGACAGTAGCAACTTACAATATGTCACAACAGCTGCAACGGTTTTGTTCAACTACGCAAAAACTCTATCCAAAGCACAGGTCGGCTCAATTCAGTGCGGTTCAACCCAGTTCACCTCATCTCAAATTCGAAATTTCGCCAAATCACAGGTAAATATAATTTACCCCACCTAGTCCGGTTATGTACACCATTTCCATGTTCTTACCCAACCGGTTTACTATTCAGGTGGATTACATCCTTGGAAACAATCCAATGTCCATGTCTTACATGGTCGGGTTTGGGACAAAGTATCCTACACAACCTCATCACAGAGGCTCATCATTACCATCAATAAAATCTAAACCGGAGAAAATTGACTGCAATGGAGGATTTTCATACTACAATTCTGATACACCAAACCCGAATGTGCATACCGGGGCAATTGTGGGTGGACCGAATTCATCCGACCAGTATAGCGACAAAAGATCAGATTACTCTCATGCAGAACCCACAACTTACATCAACGCCGCCTTTATTGGCCCCGTCGCTGCTCTGATCAGTTCTTCCGGATAAACTCACGTTTAGATTTGGCTGTGGGGAAACAAAATATTAGCAAAGAAGAATGACTACTGATCATGACTATGAATTTGTAGTCAGGGGATGTATCATTTgcttcaacatatatatatatgtatatatacttacaCACATACACTCACATATCATTGTATCTTATAGCTTAACTATAACGAAActatataatttcaaatatttattgggtcgtttaagaaaaaaaattgtactggATCTTATACAGCGTTTACTTCCTTTATaatgattataataaaaaatccaaaatgacACATGACTTCACAAAACTGCTTTAAGCTTTTTATCTTGTTGACTTCACGTAACTGGATCTAATATAGCGTTTAGTTCATTCTTGACCCCTTTCACATTGCTTATTTTCAGTTGTTCCTCTTTTTAGTCTATTAACAATAACATGTAAATGTGGTGCTTGCAGAGAAATATATTGAACcgtcaacaacaaaaaaaatatgtttttaagaACGTTACATGCTAGCTAGTTAGTACTTCTATGATGGTAAATATTATTTAGGAACTCAAGAATGCTTAAAACTAACACATATAGCAAGTCATTTAGCTAGATTGATGATATTATCTGAATTTCAATATATTactgttttgtagtttttaatttgtaaaattaaagaaatcaacATCACGAccttatattaaattatttgacAACATActtgaatataatatttttcttcatcaataatTGATTTGGAAACGAGAGAAAATAGTACCTGCACATTCATAAGAACTCTAAATGCGGCTGAGTGGCTGCGTTTGTGTAATGGTGTCTATAATGCCAAATAGATTTTCTAGGACGCCTAATTTACTGTTTAGACCGTCTAAAATAATCTTCAATGTAACCTAGCCGCTGATGTTAAGGCGAACCCTTTTTAGAACAGTGACTAATGTTCAGTATTTAAGTTCCTATCCAGAATTGTAACGCAAAAATTTGGATATAACATATTGTCTTACCATTTGTGATTCGTACATGACGTGACAAATCGAATTCATAGGTTCAAGTTTGAGTTGGAAACAAGACGAATATTACGACGCTCTAATCTTCTAGAGACTAGACATAAATATACATTATCCTCAATGGCTGAAACTATAATATaagttttgaatatatatacatacacctAATGTTTCTCTAGTAATTCCACAAGTACCCATTGAAGAACTCTTGGCTATTCAATAGTTCATCAAAGTCACCGGTAAAAACCGGGAATGTTCCCGTCGTCGACATCAAATCCGATGGTAAACAGTTACTCATGCCTTCGATTTCTCCAGCTGCTTGGTGGGTACTCATTTCTGAAACGCACATTTCTTGAACCGCAACAGCAGATTCATCAGCCGATGCGATCATCGGATTACTTGTGGGAGAAGAAACCAGTTCTTTTCCGGATTTTTTGGTTaaggttggtttggtttgggaAGATTTGGCTCGAGTCGAACCGGCTAATGAGTTTCTCCGGGTTGGTAATTCATGATTGTGCTCATTGGTGTACGTTATAGTGAACTTATCCGGGTTCTGAGGATTTCTTTCGACTTGCTTCCTTGCCAAACACCCTTTTGAGCTGCTACATCTGTAATAACTcctgaaaaaccaaaaacaaagttgaGAGATTGAGTAAATCCGGTTATGTTCGTTTTAAGAGAAGTGAAGATGAGATTAAAACCGGGATTAGCTTGAAGGTAAAGAGACCTTGGGTATGGAGACCCTTTGATGGGTTTCTGCCCGTATTTACGCCACGCCCATGCGTCCGACAACAGATTCTCTTCCTTCACTTGCTCAACAACTCTCTTCTGTTGATTCTTCTTGCTGTCCAAATTTAAAGtcacaaaaattatttattattaattctatgCAACAAGGAGAATATATTTTATGagaattgaaaaacaaaaccaggTTGGATATAAACACAACAACATACTCATAACTCTATATGATTTGTAATAAATTAAGACAACtcaaattttttatatgatgtataatttaagaatattttttttttcgcattTTAAAGaactctctcaagaacttcAAGAATACTGacctcttctttgatttggattCTGGGATTCGGATATGATCAAGTCTTGATCCGTTGGATAGAAGACAACCATGTGTTCGTTGTTTCTTCTCATCTCGGAAACTTATTGGGTCTTCAGGTACAGAGACTGAGCTCGTGAGGACCGTTTGTGTGGAGAAAGGGTAAAAGGGTTTGTAGAGTTCACCGAGTTCGTCTAAACCGGTTGTCTCCATATCCGGTTCGTAGAAGCTAGACGTCTCCATCGGAAGGCAAAACGAAGGTGAAAACCCACCGGAACTTTCGCCGGAAAAAGCCTCTCCGGAGCCGGAGTAGCCTCTGACTATTGCTTCTAGGTCTCCTTCGTCCATATAAGCCACCTCacccatatctctctctctctcttcgagattttgtttcctcttttttctctttttttcttcttttgttgttgtacaAGTACATATGTCGAGAACAAGCCTTTTGGGAAACATCGGTTTATATAAAGAAGGAAAGATGATTAGAGTGTTTGTTGTTTAGGGTGTTTTCGTTTCCCATGTGAACCCGTTAgtcatttaacttttaaaatttattgtgttGACTTTTGAAAAAGTCAATTCGTACCTAaacttttagaagaaaaaattaataaaataacgtTAACTTGTCAAATATCCATCTCCGACAAAATATCTCAATTATATAAATCATACACAATATTCAGAAAAGTCCATATTCATGTTAGTATTAGTACTATTAAAAGAtaacaatatgaatatatgattttatataaccAAAAGGAATTTGACAATATGTCTTTTGGAGGATATATGAGTTAGCTAgagaaaatttaaatatcatcTGCGTTAGCTAAATTAAATACTGAAAGCGGCATTTGTACATGCATATGTATCAGTATGACGTACACTAAtagtttcttactttctttattTGATGAAGGTTATGTCATTACTTTCGTACTTGTATAATTATGTGTGTTTATTGTGGTACGTAAGTCTAGCTTGCCTTGTGTTCACGTAACGATCGCCTTTGAAATTAAATATACCTTTAGAATATTGCTGCAAGTATGATCTGCACCGTAAACttcttttgataaaatatttggaaaattgtttaaaataaaaataatttgagagCGTATTGTCACTTTATTTTAAGCCTTGTGGTAATATACATAGATCGGTCCAAGAACCCCACGCCTCTATCATAGAATAGGGATACCTTCAATCCTCTAGCACAAAATCTTCCCACAACTAAGACTAAAGAAAGATTCTCCAATAATAAATATCtcctttttaattttcgtttttttccttGCAACTATGATTCTTTTACTTGtgtttaaattaatatgtttatcATCAGAGCCGTGCCTAGAGATATGGAGGCCGGAGGCGgtgttaatattttttcttcaacaatccatataaaacaaaagtttctaaaatgacaattaatatcatacataaataaaggaggaaaaacaacaataaaaattaaatatattgaaacaTCTACTATATTAATCTaagaatgtaaatatattagttatcacaatttgtaattttaatgtttgacttttggtttaatcagttttaatttaaaataccttattaattattaactatgttatccaaaattaaaaataccaggttttttcaatataaaagtGATATTCTAGCTAATTAATTACAATAGATTAGAAGTATACTAGCATCTATaattaaacataataaaatatcttatataaaacagaaacaaaatattcaCATAAGGTAAAGAATGTAAAAAACGAAATTAATTACATTATATCAAGCTAATTATGATTACTTTGCTTTGTCAAATGGTCACATaagttacataatatatataagtataattttgtaatatatatgctCCTAAATATTTGGTCTTTTTTAGGCGATGGAGATTAAAAAGTTGGCACGGGTGATTGCGTTCCCATAAAAGGCAAAAACTTAAAgtcaacaaaacaataataaaatccATATTGAGTGAAAtaagttatttataaaaaaaaaaaaaaaaaaaaaaaNAAAACAAATGCTAGTCAGCTTGCTCTTGCAACTGGGAAGAAAATTGCATCCCCTCTTGCACCAACTTGAAGGTCTATGTCATATATTGATACTCGCACGATATATTAATCTTTGATATTTATAgataaccaaattatatttttaacactGAAGACCGTAAATGAATACCCAATACGTATGAAATGttatatgagatataacaataACATTTAAAAACTATGGATAGAGAAACGAAAATGATTGAATGGACCATATCTGTTGGAAAACAAACCTAAAAGcaactttatatataaagaaaaatataacaatctTTATTTTAGAGACAAATATGTTGTTggaaaacaaacttaaaagaaaCTTTATTAACTGCTCATGCTTTTTTTTGCTATAGTTCCCAAACCAGTTATAGAAATTGGATAGATTGGCTGGTTAGAGTATCATAGAACACGTTATTTAAACCAATTTGTGATAGTCTGTCTAATAGttgaaatattaattaactGCAATCTTACTTGGTGATGTTATTAGATTCGTACTCTCTGTATACTTGTTGTATGTGTGTCGACATGGTATGTGAAACCATTACAGCagatgatatgtatatatatatatatataaataattgtattgtcATATTGATGATCTCACAAGAACACAAATAGAACCGACTTCTTTGAATTCTTCGTTTAACGTGTGAAATATGCACACGCGCGGTATGTGTGTGTAAATACACAGTCACATGTGTCCATCATCGACACTCCATGTACATATAGCATTTCTAAACTTGAATACCGAGGGGCGAGGGGTAACACCATGTAGACTCAGTTGAAAAACTTTAGAACTTGCTAAACTTCGatatttttgtctcttttataCATCAGGATCTTCTAGGGACCAGGatattatattgtttaaataatataactcacacgataatattataaatattgaaatatatgaGCTTAGATGTGTAAGATTGGCCAAACCACGCGATATATCTTATAGTACTTAACTATACATATCTATGTTTGTGTGACTATGAAATCAGTTGATCTTATATacaacaatataatatataataatgggggatatattacttatttttaataagcATAGATTTGATTAAATATGAcatcagttatatatatatgattgccgaaatttttataaatgaatttaATCTCTGCAAGCTACATCCGAATTTTTATTCGTGGTGGCATCATGCGTAGGGTTCCACTTGCACTAGTTAATTTGTATGTATATTGATCGTATACGTCTATATAGTTATTTAT from the Camelina sativa cultivar DH55 chromosome 12, Cs, whole genome shotgun sequence genome contains:
- the LOC104731114 gene encoding endoglucanase 20 — encoded protein: MGKLLVIMLVGMFLAFESLEALDYGDALNKSILFFEGQRSGKLPTNQRVTWRGDSALSDGASANVNLIGGYYDAGDNVKFVWPMSFTTTLLSWAAIEYQNEISSVNQLDYLRSAIKWGTDFILRAHTSPTMLYTQVGDGNSDHSCWERPEDMDTPRTLYSISSSSPGSEAAGEAAAALAAASIVFKSVDSTYSSTLLNHAKTLFEFADKYRGSYQASCPFYCSYSGYQDELLWGAAWLYKATGEKSYINYVISNKDWSQAVNEFSWDNKFAGAQALLASEFYNGTYDLAKFKTDVESFVCALMPGSSSQQIKPTPGGILYIRDSSNLQYVTTAATVLFNYAKTLSKAQVGSIQCGSTQFTSSQIRNFAKSQVDYILGNNPMSMSYMVGFGTKYPTQPHHRGSSLPSIKSKPEKIDCNGGFSYYNSDTPNPNVHTGAIVGGPNSSDQYSDKRSDYSHAEPTTYINAAFIGPVAALISSSG
- the LOC104731115 gene encoding probable WRKY transcription factor 29 — encoded protein: MFPKRLVLDICTCTTTKEEKKRKKRKQNLEERERDMGEVAYMDEGDLEAIVRGYSGSGEAFSGESSGGFSPSFCLPMETSSFYEPDMETTGLDELGELYKPFYPFSTQTVLTSSVSVPEDPISFRDEKKQRTHGCLLSNGSRLDHIRIPESKSKKSKKNQQKRVVEQVKEENLLSDAWAWRKYGQKPIKGSPYPRSYYRCSSSKGCLARKQVERNPQNPDKFTITYTNEHNHELPTRRNSLAGSTRAKSSQTKPTLTKKSGKELVSSPTSNPMIASADESAVAVQEMCVSEMSTHQAAGEIEGMSNCLPSDLMSTTGTFPVFTGDFDELLNSQEFFNGYLWNY